GACACCGAAGCCGATCGCATCGCCCGCAAGCGGGACCGCGAGTTCAGCCAGTTTCGCGAGCGTATCAAGGACGCGGACCAGTTCAAAGTCGAGGCCAGCGTCTTCGACGACGCCACCTACGGCGCGCTGTACAAACTCGTTCAGGACGGCCACATCGACGCCTTCGGTGGCCCGATCTCGACAGGCAAAGAGGCCAACGTCTACACCGCACTGTCGGGCGAGAAAGAGGTCGCGGTCAAGGTCTACCGTATCAACGCCTCCGATTTCAAGGACATGCGGGGGTATCTCGACGGCGACCCGCGCTTCGAGGGAATCGGTTCGGACAAGAAGAAGGTCGTCACCGCCTGGGTTCGCAAGGAGTCGTCGAATCTGAAACGGGCGCGTCGGGCGGGCGTCCGGACGCCCGAACCCATCGCCGTCGAGCGCAACGTCCTCGTCATGGAGTATCTGGGCACCGAGGAGGGGCGGGCCCGCAGGCTCAGCGAGGTCCACATCGAGAACCCACAGATGGCCTTCGACGTCGTCAAAGAGTACATGCGACGGCTCTACGACGCCGGCCTGGTACACGGCGACCTCTCGGAGTACAACATCGTCTTCCA
Above is a window of Haloarcula halophila DNA encoding:
- the rio1 gene encoding serine/threonine-protein kinase Rio1; the encoded protein is MTEAEFGLLDTDEVETPGDEWEEVDVSDTEADRIARKRDREFSQFRERIKDADQFKVEASVFDDATYGALYKLVQDGHIDAFGGPISTGKEANVYTALSGEKEVAVKVYRINASDFKDMRGYLDGDPRFEGIGSDKKKVVTAWVRKESSNLKRARRAGVRTPEPIAVERNVLVMEYLGTEEGRARRLSEVHIENPQMAFDVVKEYMRRLYDAGLVHGDLSEYNIVFHEGQLYIIDLGQAVTVYHPNAEEFLERDCRNVANFFARQGVETSPDDLLAYVREYATPRDNDDTDRGADDDAVAAEREDGGTDDVDDPSA